In Hyalangium ruber, the genomic stretch CGCCTGGGGCAAGCCCGTGATGAAGTAGTTGTCCCTGTATTCGGTGAAGATGGCGGTGCGGAGCGCATTCTCGAAGGCTTGTTCCTGAGCGGGTTCACAGAGGCTCAGGAGCCCGGCGTGGACGGGAAGAGCCGTCACGAGCGCGAGTACCACGGACGCGAGGCGAGCGGAGTTCATAGGGGGCATCGCAGGGCAGGCTGGCAGGGAGGCGGGTTGCCTCGGGTTGGAATCGGAAGTTCCGAAAGCAGGTTTCTGGTCTGACTTCCGGGGGACCCGAGCATGAATGAACGACGTGACCTTGCCTACCGGAGCGCCGCATTCTTCGGAGCGTGGCTGGCACTGGCTGCGGGAAGTGCCAGCGCGGCGACTCTCAGTCGTGGCCCGTATCTCCAGTCCGTCACGTCAACAAGCGCCCTCGTCGCCTTCCGTCTCGACACCGCATGCTCGGCGCAGGTGCGCTATGGAGCAGGCGGCGACCTGTCGCTCACCGTGACCGCGGGCTTGACTGGCCGCCAGCACGCCGTACAGCTCGCCGGCCTTCAGCCAGGGACGGAATACAGCTATGCCATTGAGGGATGTGGCGCCTCTGTGGGTCCGCTTCGGCGGTTCCGCACTGCCACGGAGCCTCAGGCGCGCGAGGTCCGCTTCGCCGTCCTTGGGGACTTCGGCACGGGCGGCTCGGCTCAGAGAGCCGTGGTGAGGACGCTTCAGACAGCGCGCCCCGAGCTCATCGTCACCGTTGGGGACAACATCTACGAGTCCGGCACTGACGCCGAGTTCGAGTCGAACTTCCTGCGGCCCATGGCGGCGCTGCTGGCCGAGGTTCCCATCTTCCCCAGCATGGGCAACCACGAGTACGTAACGAACCAGGGCCAGCCCTACCTGAACAACCTCTACCTTCCAGCGAACAACCCCCGGGGCACCGAGCGCTACTACTCCTTTGATTGGGGGAACGTGCACTTCGTGGCCCTGGACTCCAACTGCCTGCGCGGTAGCGCCTCGGCGGACCGGTGCATCGCCAGTGAGCAGCTCGCGTGGCTCAAGCAGGATCTGGCCGCCAGCCGCGCGCAATGGAAGGTCGTCTACCTCCACCACCCGCTCTGGTCGACGGGAGAGTACGGATCCTACATGCCGCTGCGTCAGCAACTCGCTCCTGTCCTCGAGTCCGGCGGGGTCGATCTCGTCTTCGCTGGACACGAGCACGATTACGAGCGCACTCGGCCCATGCTGGGAGATGCCGAAGCTCCATTGGAAAGCGCGGCGGGCATCACCTACGTCGTGGTGGGGAGTGGCGGAGCGAACCTGCGCCCCTTCACCCGGGCGCAGCCTTCCTGGAGCGTCACTCGGGACGCCGAGAACAACGGCTTCCTGGAGGTGAGCGTCCAGGCAGAGCGGCTGAGTGCCCGAATGGTGACGCCCTCGGGCAAGGTGGTGGATAGCTTCGCCCTCTCAAAGCCAGTGCCGCCCGAGGTGCCCCTGGAGCTGACTGTGGCGGCGGAGCCTTCGCGCGGAGTGGCTCCGCTGGAGGTGCTCCTGGGGGCCGCGGCGAATCCTTCCGATGCGCAGGTGTCGTGGAGGCTGAGCGACGGCAGGGTCCTCTCCGGGGCGCAGGTTCGCGAGCGCTTCGAGCAGCCGGGGACCCATGAAGTGGAAGTGGAGGCACGACGGGGCAGCCAGGTGGTGACCCGGCGTCTTGCGGTGGTTGTGGACGCCGCTGGAGAGGTGGGCGAAGGCCCCAGTAACCCGGCGGAGGGGAAGCCTGGAACTCCACCCCCCTCGCCTGAGGCTTCCGTGCCGGGTGCCGAACACCCGGCTCCCGCGCTCCCGGAGGAGCCACTTTCAGGTGGCGGGACGGGCGGGTGCAACACGACAGGCTCCTCGGTGATGCTCGGTGCCCTCTCTGGTCTACTCGCTGCGCTTCTCGGCTTCTGCTCGCGCCGCCGGAGGTGAGGCGCGCCCCGCCGTGCCTTCCTCATAGGTCAGCAGCCGCAGCGCGTTGGCGATGACTACCAGCGAGCTGCCCTCGTGCACCAGCACGGCGGCCCCGATGCCGAAGAAGCCGGTCGTGGACGCGAGCACCAGCAGGACGATCACGGCCAGAGAGAGCAAGAGGTTCTGGCGGATGATGGCGCTGGCCTGGCGCGAGAGCCCCACCGCGAAGGGGAGGGTGCCGAGGTCGTCCGCCATCAGCGCGACATCCGCCGTCTCGAGCGCCACGGCGGTACCCGCCGCGCCCATGGCGATGCCGACGGTGGCATGGGCGAGCGCGGGCGCATCGTTCACCCCGTCACCCACCATCGCCACCTGGCCATGGGCGGCGAGCAGCTGCTTCATCACCGTCACCTTGTCCTCGGGCAGCAGCTCCGCGCGCACTTCGTCCACCCCTGCCTCCGCGCCCACCTGCTCGGCCACGCCCCGGTTGTCGCCTGTGAGCATCACCAGCCGCTGAAGCCCCACGGCTCTAAGCCGCTTCAGCACCTCTGGCGCTCCTGGGCGCAGGCGATCCGCCATCCCGATGCTGCCCAGCCACACCTCGCCGTGGCGTACCACCATCACGCTGCGGCTCAGCGCCTGAAGGCGCTCCACCTGCCCTCGAATGGCGGCGGGCACCGGGACGCCGGCCTCCTCCCACAAGCGCAGGTTGCCAATCTCCACCATTCGTCCCTCGACCGAGGAGCGCACGCCTCGCGCGGTGAGGCTCATGAGCTCACCCGCAGCGGGCAGCTCCATGTTCCGGGCCTCGGCGCTGCGCACCACGGCGGTGGCGAGCGGGTGCTGAGAGAGGCGCTCCACGGCGGCGGCCACGCGCAGCAGCCCGGCTTCGGTCACACCCTCAGCGGCAGCCAGGTCCGTCACCTCTGGGCGGCCCTCCGTCAGCGTCCCCGTCTTGTCGAAGGCGAGCGCGCGCAGGCGGCCCAGGTTCTCCAGGTGTGCTCCGCCCTTGATGAGCACCCCCCGGCGCGCCGCCTGAGCGATGCCCGCGAGGACCGCGGCGGGAGTGCCCAGGGCGAGTGCGCACGGGGAGGCCGCCACCAGCAAGGCCATGCCCCGGTAGAAGCTCGTACTCCAATTCCAGGCGCCGATCAGCGGTGGCACGAGGATGAGCGCCACGTCCGCCACGAGAACCGCCGGGACGAAGATGCGCTCGAAGCGATCCGTGAAGCGCTGAGTGGGGGCCTTCTGCGTCTGCGCCTCCTCGACGAGCTTCACCACCCGGTCCAGCGTGCGATCTCCCACGGCGCGGGTCGTCTTCACCTCCAGCGCCCCCTCGCCGTTGACCGTCCCCGCGAACACCTCGCTGCCCACGACCTTCTCCACGGGCACGGACTCGCCGGTGATGGGCGCTTGGTTCACGGTGGAGCGGCCCGATTGCACCAGCCCGTCCACGGGGATGCGCTCGGCTGGGCGGACCAGCACCACCTCGCCGGCCGCCACCGCCTCCACGGGCACCTCTGAGGAGGTGCTTCCCCGCAGCACCCGGGCCGTTGCCGGGGTCAGCGAGGAGAGCGCTCGGATGGCGTTGCGGGCCCGCCCCAGGGCGTAGTGCTCGAGCGCGTGCGCCAGTGAGAACAGGAAGAGCAGGAAGGCTCCCTCGGCCCAGTCGCCCAGCGCCGCCGCGCCAATGGCGGCCAGCAGCATCAGCAGATCGATGTCGAACGAGAGGCGGCCCTTGCGCACGGCCCCCACCCAATGCCGGACCAGATCCCATCCGCCCAACGCATAGGAGGCGGCATAGAGAGGCAGGGCCACCCCGCGGGGCAGCTCCAGCCAGCGCTGGCCAGCCCAGGCCACGGCGAGCAACAGCCCGCCCATAAGGCTCCAGGCAAGCTCCGTGTTACGGGCATACCAGCCGCCGCGCGCCTCCTCGGGGGCTCCTGCAGCGGCGGGAGCGGGCGCTGAGGCATAGCCCAGCTCGCGCAGCGCTGCTTCGAGCGATTCTCTGCTCGTCTGGTTCCGGTTGAACTCGATCCGAGCGAACTGCGCGGCGAGGTTCACCTCGACCGCGAGCACTCCCGCCAGACTGGACAGCGCCCTCTCAATACGGGGCGCGGCATCCTCACTGTCCACCGCTCGTAAGGCGAGGAGGATGTGGCCGAACTGGCGGCTGACAGTCGCGCCGGCCGTGATGGCCAGCCGCTCGACCTGCGCCAGGGTGACGAGCCCCGGATCATAGTGGATACAGAGGGCCCGAGTGGCTGCCTCCTCGGGAAGGTGGGTGCGGGTGATGCCCTTCTCCCGGAGCAGCAGCGCCTCCAGGCGGCTTACACACGCATCCCGGGCGTCGGGAGCTTCAGGCAGGAGCAGGGACAGCTCGACGCGTGCGCGCTGGCTCACAGTGCCTTCTCGCCGCTCTCGCCGGTGCGCAGCCGGACGGCCTGTTCAACCGGGGAGACGAACACCTTGCCATCGCCCACGTTACCGGTGTGACTGTGCTGCTGGATGGCCGCGAGGACCGGCGCCACCACCGCGTCTGGAACGACGAGCAGCAACATCACCTTGGGCAGGTAATTGACCGACCCATGCGCGTGGACCTCCATCCCGTTGCGGCCGCGCTGATGGCCGAAGCCGCGCACGTCCATGACGGTGATACCTCCCACGCCTGGGATGGCCTCCAGTGCATCGGTCACGGCGCTGACCTTGAAGGGCTGGATGATGGCCTTGATCTCTTTCATGACGCACCTCCTTCGTGGGCGGGGCGTGGGCCCGCCGGGGTTGGGGATTCTTCTGGGGGGGCCGGTGCTGGCGCCGGGCTCCCCCGGTCGAACCAGGTGTAGACGGTGGGCAGCACCAGCAGGGTGAGCAGCGTCGAGGTGATCAGCCCGCCGATGACGACGGTGGCCAGGGGCTTCTGCACCTCGGCCCCCGCCCCAGTGGAGAACGCCATCGGGATAAAGCCCAGCGAGGCGACCAGCGCGGTGGTGAGCACGGGGCGCAAGCGTACATGGGCGGCGTCATGGGCCGCCTGGGCAGGAGGCAGGCCGTCCTGGCGCAGCTTGCGGATATAGGACACCAGCACCAGCCCATTGAGCACCGCCACGCCGAACAGAGCGATGAAGCCCACCGCCGCGGAGATGGACAGCGGCATGCCGCGCACCAGTAGCGCCAGTAGGCCCCCCGTCACCGCGAAGGGGATGTTGAGGTACATCAGCAGGGCCGGCCGCACCGCGTTGAACGTGGTGTAGAGCAGCACGAAGATGATGAAGAGGGTGAGCGGCACCACGATGGCGAGCCTGCGCGTGGCGGACTGGAGGTTCTCGAACTGCCCCCCCCAGTCCGTCCAGTAGCCCGGCGGCAGCTTCACCTCGCGCGCGATGATCTCCTGCGCCTCGGTGACGAAGCCCTGCAGATCCCTGCCGCGCACGTTGGCTTCGATGGTGAGCCGCCGCTGGATGTTCTCCCGGCTCACCTGCGCGGGGCCCTCCTCCACCACCACCCGGGCCAGCTGCGAGAGGGGGATGAGCTGCCCGGAAGCGCTGGCCACCTTGAGGTTCTCCAACTGCTCCACGTTGGCCCGCGCGCTCGGCGCAAAGCGCACCTGGAGGGTAAAGCGCCGCTGGCCCTCCAACACCGTGCCTACCTCCTTGCCGCCCAGGGTCTCGATGGTGTCCAACACCTGGCGGGCGTTGATGCCGTAGCGGGCGATAGCCCGCCGATCAATCTGGATGCGTGCCACGGGCAGCCCCGCCACCTGCTCGGCCTTGACGTCGGCGGCCCCCGGCACCTTTGACAGCGCAGCGGCCAGTTTGTCGCCCGTCTGCTTCAAGACCTCCAGGTCGTCACCGTAAAGCTTGAGCGCCACGTCCGAGCGCACCCCGGCGATCAGCTCGCTCACGCGCAGCTCGATAGGCTGCGAGTAGCTGAAGAGGGTGCCGGGTACCTCCTTGCCCAGGGCCTCGTCGAAGCGGGCGACGAGCCCCTCGCGGCTGTCCGCCGTTGTCCACTCTTCGTGGGGCTTGAGCATCACGAAGATGTCGCTGATCTCCACGCCCATCGGATCGGTGGCGATCTCCGCGCGCCCCGTGCGGGAGATGACGGTGGTGACCTCGGGGAAGCGCTTGAGCACCCGCTCGATGAGGCCCGTCTGCCGCACGGACTCCTCCAGCGAGACGGAGGGCACGCGCCAGGCTTGGAGCGCGATGGCGCCCTCGTCGAGCTTCGGCACGAACTCCGCGCCCAGCAACGGCACAGTGGCCAGGCTGAGGACGAGCACCGTGAGGGCGATGCCCACCACCGTCTTTCGCCGGCGCAGGCACCAGGCGAGCGCGGGCTCATAGACGCGCCGCGCCCCCTGGATGATGAAGCTCTCCTTCTCTGTCCCCTTTCGCGAGAGGAAGAGCGAAGCGAGCGCCGGGATGAGGGTGAGCGAGAGGACGAAGGCCCCGGCCAGGGCGCAGATGACGGTGATCGCCATCGGCTTGAACATCTTCCCCTCGATGCCGGTGAGGGTGAGGATGGGCAGGTACACGGCGCCGATGATCAGCAGGCCGAAGGAGGCTGCACCGCGGATCTCGACCGCCGAGCGGTACACCACCTCGTCGCGCTCCTCGGCAGTGAGGGGGCGCCGCAGTTCGTGCGTGCGCTCGGCCATGTGCCGCACCGCGTTCTCCACGATGATCAGCGCCCCGTCCACGATGAGGCCGAAGTCAATGGCCCCCAGCGACATCAGGTTGCCGGAGATGCCCAGCTCACGCATGCCGATGAAGGCGCACAGCATGCACAGCGGGATGGCGGTGGCCACGATTAGGCCCGCGCGCAGGTTGCGCAGCATGAGGAAGAGCACCACGATGACGAGCAGCCCTCCCTCGACGAGGTTCTTGGCCACCGTCTGGATCGTCTGCCGGACCAGGGCCGTGCGGTCATAGAAGGTGTCGATGGTGACGCCGGGAGGCAGGGTCGGGCGGATCTCCTCCACCGCGGCCTTGACGCGGTTGACCACCTCGCGCGAGTTCTCTCCGATGCGCATCATCACGATGCCGGTGACGGCCTCTCCGCGCCCGTCGCGGGTGACGGCGCCCTGGCGCACCATCGGCGCGAACT encodes the following:
- a CDS encoding metallophosphoesterase family protein, with product MNERRDLAYRSAAFFGAWLALAAGSASAATLSRGPYLQSVTSTSALVAFRLDTACSAQVRYGAGGDLSLTVTAGLTGRQHAVQLAGLQPGTEYSYAIEGCGASVGPLRRFRTATEPQAREVRFAVLGDFGTGGSAQRAVVRTLQTARPELIVTVGDNIYESGTDAEFESNFLRPMAALLAEVPIFPSMGNHEYVTNQGQPYLNNLYLPANNPRGTERYYSFDWGNVHFVALDSNCLRGSASADRCIASEQLAWLKQDLAASRAQWKVVYLHHPLWSTGEYGSYMPLRQQLAPVLESGGVDLVFAGHEHDYERTRPMLGDAEAPLESAAGITYVVVGSGGANLRPFTRAQPSWSVTRDAENNGFLEVSVQAERLSARMVTPSGKVVDSFALSKPVPPEVPLELTVAAEPSRGVAPLEVLLGAAANPSDAQVSWRLSDGRVLSGAQVRERFEQPGTHEVEVEARRGSQVVTRRLAVVVDAAGEVGEGPSNPAEGKPGTPPPSPEASVPGAEHPAPALPEEPLSGGGTGGCNTTGSSVMLGALSGLLAALLGFCSRRRR
- a CDS encoding heavy metal translocating P-type ATPase yields the protein MSQRARVELSLLLPEAPDARDACVSRLEALLLREKGITRTHLPEEAATRALCIHYDPGLVTLAQVERLAITAGATVSRQFGHILLALRAVDSEDAAPRIERALSSLAGVLAVEVNLAAQFARIEFNRNQTSRESLEAALRELGYASAPAPAAAGAPEEARGGWYARNTELAWSLMGGLLLAVAWAGQRWLELPRGVALPLYAASYALGGWDLVRHWVGAVRKGRLSFDIDLLMLLAAIGAAALGDWAEGAFLLFLFSLAHALEHYALGRARNAIRALSSLTPATARVLRGSTSSEVPVEAVAAGEVVLVRPAERIPVDGLVQSGRSTVNQAPITGESVPVEKVVGSEVFAGTVNGEGALEVKTTRAVGDRTLDRVVKLVEEAQTQKAPTQRFTDRFERIFVPAVLVADVALILVPPLIGAWNWSTSFYRGMALLVAASPCALALGTPAAVLAGIAQAARRGVLIKGGAHLENLGRLRALAFDKTGTLTEGRPEVTDLAAAEGVTEAGLLRVAAAVERLSQHPLATAVVRSAEARNMELPAAGELMSLTARGVRSSVEGRMVEIGNLRLWEEAGVPVPAAIRGQVERLQALSRSVMVVRHGEVWLGSIGMADRLRPGAPEVLKRLRAVGLQRLVMLTGDNRGVAEQVGAEAGVDEVRAELLPEDKVTVMKQLLAAHGQVAMVGDGVNDAPALAHATVGIAMGAAGTAVALETADVALMADDLGTLPFAVGLSRQASAIIRQNLLLSLAVIVLLVLASTTGFFGIGAAVLVHEGSSLVVIANALRLLTYEEGTAGRASPPAARAEAEKRSE
- a CDS encoding P-II family nitrogen regulator, which codes for MKEIKAIIQPFKVSAVTDALEAIPGVGGITVMDVRGFGHQRGRNGMEVHAHGSVNYLPKVMLLLVVPDAVVAPVLAAIQQHSHTGNVGDGKVFVSPVEQAVRLRTGESGEKAL
- a CDS encoding efflux RND transporter permease subunit → MFDKLIQFSIKNRFFVFILTAVLIGFGLNALRNLPIDAVPDVTNVQVQILTSSPGLGPVEVEKFITVPVETAMSGMPDTEEIRSISKFGLSVVTVVFHDNVDIYFARQLVGERLASAKESIPEGYGSPEMGPVSSGLGEIYQFEVMGQGKSAMELRSILEWQITPRLRSVPGVVEINAFGGELKTYEVQLDPARLTAYGLSLEEVFHALEENNANAGGAYIARGAEQVLIRGEGLVETLEDIGNIVLSASPQGVPVLIRDVAEMKFAPMVRQGAVTRDGRGEAVTGIVMMRIGENSREVVNRVKAAVEEIRPTLPPGVTIDTFYDRTALVRQTIQTVAKNLVEGGLLVIVVLFLMLRNLRAGLIVATAIPLCMLCAFIGMRELGISGNLMSLGAIDFGLIVDGALIIVENAVRHMAERTHELRRPLTAEERDEVVYRSAVEIRGAASFGLLIIGAVYLPILTLTGIEGKMFKPMAITVICALAGAFVLSLTLIPALASLFLSRKGTEKESFIIQGARRVYEPALAWCLRRRKTVVGIALTVLVLSLATVPLLGAEFVPKLDEGAIALQAWRVPSVSLEESVRQTGLIERVLKRFPEVTTVISRTGRAEIATDPMGVEISDIFVMLKPHEEWTTADSREGLVARFDEALGKEVPGTLFSYSQPIELRVSELIAGVRSDVALKLYGDDLEVLKQTGDKLAAALSKVPGAADVKAEQVAGLPVARIQIDRRAIARYGINARQVLDTIETLGGKEVGTVLEGQRRFTLQVRFAPSARANVEQLENLKVASASGQLIPLSQLARVVVEEGPAQVSRENIQRRLTIEANVRGRDLQGFVTEAQEIIAREVKLPPGYWTDWGGQFENLQSATRRLAIVVPLTLFIIFVLLYTTFNAVRPALLMYLNIPFAVTGGLLALLVRGMPLSISAAVGFIALFGVAVLNGLVLVSYIRKLRQDGLPPAQAAHDAAHVRLRPVLTTALVASLGFIPMAFSTGAGAEVQKPLATVVIGGLITSTLLTLLVLPTVYTWFDRGSPAPAPAPPEESPTPAGPRPAHEGGAS